The segment GAATCCTGGCCAGTGATTCCAGGTCGGATTCTTCGGCCAGCGACGTCAGCACGGATGCCGAGGCCATCGAGATCGAGCAGCCACGGCCGTCCCAGCGGGTTTCCTCGATACCGGTTTCCGGGTCGAAACGCACCTCGACGGTGATCTCGTCACCGCACGTCGGGTTGATCTGATGCGAGCTGCCGACGCCGTCTTCCATCGTCGTGCCGCTCAGCCGGCGGCTAGCCAGGTCGGCAGCGAACTCCTGATTGCCGTGCCGGGCCTTCGAATGGTCGAGAATTACCTGCTGGTAAAGCTGTTCCAGACTCGCACTCATGCGGCATCAACCCCGAAGAAGCTCCGGACCTCAGCCAGACCGGCCAGAAATACATCGATTTCGGCGTCGGTCGTGTAAAGGTAACCACTGGCGCGGGTGGTCGCGGTCAGTCCAAGCCTGCGGTGCAGTGGCTGTGCACAGTGGTGGCCGACCCGGACGGCGACACCCCGGTCGTCCAGGAACTGTCCGACGTCGTGGGCATGCACGCCGTCGACGTCGAAGCTCGCCACGGCGATCCGCTCCTCGCCCGGTGGCGGCCCGAGCAGTCGGACTCCCGGAATCGCGGCGATGCCGGCAGCGAGGCGCTCCGCGAGGTGCGCTTCCCAGCCGGCAATGCGCTCCATTCCGGTCTCGGACAGGTAGTTCACCGCGGCGGCCAGGCCAACAGCCTCCGCGATCGGCTGGGTGCCGGCCTCGAAGCGCTGCGGCGCCGGCAGGTAGTCCGCGGCTTCCATCGTGACCGTCGTGATCATCGACCCGCCGGTAAGCACGGGCGGGAGTGCGTCGAGAAGCTCTGCCTTCCCGTAGAGCACGCCGATGCCAGTAGGCCCCAGCATCTTGTGCCCGGAGAACGCGGCGAAGTCGATATCGAGCTCTTTGACGTCCACCGTGAGGTGCGGCACGGATTGGCAGGCATCCAGCACGACGAGAGCGTCATGTGCGCGGGCCATCGCAACCAGTTCGGCGATCGGGTTGATGGTCCCGAGCACATTCGACGCGTGCGTGACCGCCAGCAGCCGGGTGCGCGGACCGATGATTGACGCGGCCGCATCGAGATCCAGCCTGCCGTCGGCCAGGATCGGGATAAACCGCAGCGTGGCTCCTGTGCGGGCCGCAAGTTCCTGCCACGGCACGAGGTTGGCGTGGTGTTCCATCTCGGTCACCACGAGTTCATCCCCCGGCGCGAGGGCGAACCGGCGAGACGCCGCTCCCCCGCGCCCCAAGGAGGCATTCGACATGCCGTACGCCACTATGTTGAGCGC is part of the Saxibacter everestensis genome and harbors:
- a CDS encoding aminotransferase class V-fold PLP-dependent enzyme codes for the protein MTALDSARTQPLEAAEVARIRNDFPIFDVTVNGYELAYLDSGATSQKPVSVLEAEQEFYAQRNSAVHRGAHQLAVAATDAFEAARATVAQFIGAADNEVVWTKNATEALNIVAYGMSNASLGRGGAASRRFALAPGDELVVTEMEHHANLVPWQELAARTGATLRFIPILADGRLDLDAAASIIGPRTRLLAVTHASNVLGTINPIAELVAMARAHDALVVLDACQSVPHLTVDVKELDIDFAAFSGHKMLGPTGIGVLYGKAELLDALPPVLTGGSMITTVTMEAADYLPAPQRFEAGTQPIAEAVGLAAAVNYLSETGMERIAGWEAHLAERLAAGIAAIPGVRLLGPPPGEERIAVASFDVDGVHAHDVGQFLDDRGVAVRVGHHCAQPLHRRLGLTATTRASGYLYTTDAEIDVFLAGLAEVRSFFGVDAA
- the sufU gene encoding Fe-S cluster assembly sulfur transfer protein SufU, encoding MSASLEQLYQQVILDHSKARHGNQEFAADLASRRLSGTTMEDGVGSSHQINPTCGDEITVEVRFDPETGIEETRWDGRGCSISMASASVLTSLAEESDLESLARIQDAFRELMHSRGKLDADEELLGDAAAFQGVSRYPARIKCAMLAWTAFEDALRQARLTKD